Proteins encoded within one genomic window of Alteribacter populi:
- a CDS encoding PTS transporter subunit IIC, with translation MKDFFSRKGIRPSFQTYVIDALSYMALGLFSSLIIGLIIQTAGDQLNIGWLTSVGDKAMSLMGPAIGVAIAYGLKAPRLVLFAAVISGAAGAELGGPAGAFIASLLSTEVGKLVSQETKIDIIVTPFVTILTGVGTATLIGPGIQTGIEQFGELIMWATEQQPFIMGILVAVLMGVALTAPISSAAIAIMLGLEGIAAGAAAVGCAAQMIGFAVSSYRENRWSGLVALGIGTSMLQISNVVKNPWILLPPTLAGAALGPLSTVVFEMENLSAGAGMGTSGFVGQIMAFTAMGFTAEVFLIVLLMHFIGPAVLSLLLSELLRKQGRIRFGDMKIHHS, from the coding sequence GTGAAGGATTTTTTTAGTCGAAAAGGGATCAGACCCTCTTTTCAAACGTATGTTATTGATGCGTTAAGCTATATGGCGTTAGGCTTGTTTTCTTCCCTTATCATTGGTCTTATTATTCAAACGGCTGGTGATCAACTAAATATCGGTTGGCTCACGTCAGTTGGTGATAAGGCGATGAGTCTTATGGGGCCTGCTATTGGTGTAGCAATAGCCTACGGGTTAAAAGCACCGAGGCTTGTTTTATTTGCGGCTGTCATTAGTGGGGCTGCTGGTGCGGAATTAGGGGGACCAGCCGGAGCATTTATAGCTTCTTTACTTTCTACTGAAGTAGGGAAGCTAGTATCACAAGAGACAAAAATTGATATTATCGTAACACCGTTTGTAACGATATTAACTGGTGTTGGCACGGCGACTTTGATTGGACCCGGAATTCAAACGGGAATAGAACAGTTTGGTGAATTGATTATGTGGGCAACTGAACAACAACCTTTTATTATGGGGATTTTAGTCGCTGTTCTAATGGGAGTTGCTCTAACAGCGCCTATTTCAAGTGCGGCGATTGCCATTATGTTAGGTCTTGAAGGGATTGCTGCTGGTGCAGCCGCAGTTGGCTGTGCTGCTCAAATGATTGGGTTTGCTGTAAGTAGTTATCGGGAAAATCGTTGGTCAGGGTTAGTCGCACTCGGAATTGGCACATCGATGCTGCAAATTTCAAATGTCGTGAAAAACCCTTGGATTCTCTTGCCTCCAACATTAGCAGGTGCGGCTTTAGGTCCTCTTTCCACTGTTGTCTTTGAAATGGAAAACCTTTCTGCAGGTGCTGGCATGGGGACAAGTGGTTTTGTGGGACAAATTATGGCTTTTACAGCAATGGGATTTACAGCAGAGGTGTTTTTAATCGTGCTTTTGATGCATTTTATTGGACCCGCAGTGCTGAGTCTTTTATTATCAGAATTGTTACGTAAACAAGGGCGAATTAGATTCGGCGATATGAAAATCCATCATTCCTAG
- a CDS encoding YtoQ family protein: MELTIYLAGQIHDNWREDVKRKAKERDLPLNFVGPMENHDRSDDIGEEILGEQPNSIAKDDTASDFNNLRTHVLLGKSDIVIALFGEKYKQWNSAMDASTAIAMNKPLIIIRPQILHHPLKELSNKANVTVENVDQALRAIQYIYDSE; the protein is encoded by the coding sequence ATGGAACTTACTATTTATTTAGCTGGACAAATCCATGATAACTGGCGTGAAGATGTTAAAAGAAAGGCAAAAGAGCGAGACTTACCTTTGAATTTCGTTGGCCCGATGGAAAACCACGATCGCTCCGACGATATCGGGGAAGAAATTTTAGGGGAACAGCCCAATTCAATCGCTAAAGACGATACGGCGTCTGATTTTAACAATTTGCGCACTCACGTACTTTTGGGTAAATCTGACATTGTCATTGCCTTATTTGGAGAAAAGTACAAGCAGTGGAACAGTGCAATGGATGCTTCGACTGCAATCGCTATGAACAAGCCATTAATTATCATACGCCCACAAATTTTACACCATCCGCTAAAAGAACTTTCTAACAAAGCGAATGTAACAGTAGAAAACGTTGACCAGGCACTTCGAGCGATTCAATACATTTATGATAGTGAATAA
- a CDS encoding DUF84 family protein — MEINVHIGSRNPAKVSAVESVFSKEQGFVVHDMDIPSNVSPQPISDEETKQGAMNRAKYLVTECDASIGIGLEGGVVDEGDTMMICNWGALATKDGNLFVAGGARFPLPDSIANEIRNGKELGEVIDQWANKRDIRKNEGTVGVLTAGIVTRSKMFSHVAQLLYGQWQFQKNKKRQ, encoded by the coding sequence ATGGAAATTAATGTACATATCGGATCTCGTAACCCTGCAAAAGTAAGTGCAGTGGAATCTGTGTTTTCAAAAGAACAAGGCTTTGTTGTTCACGATATGGACATTCCTTCAAATGTCTCACCACAGCCAATAAGCGATGAAGAAACGAAACAAGGAGCCATGAACCGAGCGAAATATCTTGTTACTGAGTGTGACGCTTCGATTGGCATTGGTCTTGAAGGAGGCGTCGTTGATGAAGGTGACACAATGATGATTTGCAACTGGGGAGCACTAGCGACAAAAGACGGAAATCTGTTTGTAGCCGGAGGTGCCCGGTTCCCGTTACCAGATTCAATCGCTAATGAAATTCGTAATGGTAAGGAACTCGGTGAAGTTATTGATCAATGGGCAAACAAACGAGATATTAGAAAAAATGAAGGAACTGTTGGGGTTTTGACTGCAGGAATAGTAACGAGGAGCAAAATGTTTTCCCATGTTGCCCAACTCCTCTATGGTCAGTGGCAGTTTCAAAAAAATAAAAAACGGCAATGA
- a CDS encoding M42 family metallopeptidase codes for MKQETYQMFETLTQLPGAPGFEHQVRKYMKGELEKYSDEVIQDRLGGVFGVKKGDENGPKVMVAGHMDEVGFMVTQVTDKGLVRFQTLGGWWSQVLLAQRLHIITDNGPVTGVVGSIPPHLLDEAKRKKPMEIKNMYIDIGADDKADAEKIGIKPGQQIVPVCPIEKMGNEKKLLAKAWDNRYGCGLSIELLKELKDEQTPNILYSGATVQEEVGLRGAQVAANMIEPDIFYAMDASPANDASGEKDAFGHLGKGALLRIYDRTMVTHRGMKEFILDTAESNNIPYQFFISQGGTDAGRVHTSGSGVPSAVIGICSRYIHTAASIVHVDDYAAAKELITTLARKTDRTTVETIRSNA; via the coding sequence ATGAAACAAGAAACATATCAAATGTTTGAAACGTTAACGCAACTTCCTGGAGCACCTGGGTTTGAGCATCAAGTACGAAAGTATATGAAAGGTGAGCTAGAAAAGTATAGTGATGAAGTCATTCAAGATCGTTTGGGCGGTGTATTTGGCGTAAAAAAAGGAGACGAAAACGGTCCAAAGGTGATGGTAGCTGGACATATGGATGAAGTTGGCTTTATGGTGACTCAAGTTACGGACAAGGGGTTAGTTCGTTTTCAAACGCTAGGTGGATGGTGGAGTCAAGTCCTTCTTGCACAACGCCTACATATTATCACTGACAATGGTCCTGTAACGGGTGTTGTTGGCTCTATTCCACCACATTTGCTAGACGAAGCGAAGCGGAAAAAGCCGATGGAAATTAAAAACATGTACATTGATATAGGAGCAGATGATAAAGCGGACGCTGAAAAAATCGGGATTAAGCCAGGGCAACAAATCGTTCCTGTTTGTCCGATTGAGAAGATGGGAAATGAGAAAAAGCTCCTCGCAAAAGCGTGGGATAACCGATACGGTTGCGGTTTGTCCATCGAATTATTAAAAGAGCTAAAAGACGAACAAACACCAAATATCCTTTATTCAGGCGCTACAGTCCAAGAAGAAGTGGGCTTAAGAGGAGCTCAGGTAGCTGCGAATATGATTGAGCCCGACATTTTCTATGCGATGGATGCGAGCCCTGCAAATGATGCTTCTGGGGAAAAAGATGCATTCGGCCACCTAGGCAAAGGAGCGTTACTGCGTATTTATGACCGTACGATGGTGACGCACCGTGGAATGAAAGAGTTTATCCTTGATACAGCAGAAAGCAATAACATTCCATATCAGTTCTTTATCTCCCAAGGTGGAACAGATGCAGGACGAGTACATACGTCAGGCAGTGGTGTACCTTCAGCGGTAATCGGCATTTGTTCTCGCTATATCCACACAGCAGCGTCCATCGTTCACGTTGACGATTACGCAGCAGCAAAAGAACTAATCACCACATTAGCAAGAAAAACAGATCGTACAACCGTAGAAACCATTCGTTCGAACGCATAA
- a CDS encoding PepSY domain-containing protein: MSWKRFIVGVGIGVAAAWFTKDQMDKTECNISPERALKMVKRKMKDFGSIDGSWIHMIAEDFRQDGLTYQVYRGGVSCTIDGQLHAFEFLVDATSGSVLKLKKQDD; encoded by the coding sequence ATGAGTTGGAAACGTTTTATTGTCGGCGTTGGTATAGGTGTAGCTGCTGCTTGGTTTACAAAAGACCAAATGGATAAGACCGAGTGCAACATTTCTCCTGAACGAGCACTAAAAATGGTCAAGCGAAAAATGAAAGATTTTGGCTCCATTGATGGCTCCTGGATTCACATGATCGCTGAAGATTTTCGTCAAGACGGGCTTACATACCAAGTTTATCGAGGAGGCGTATCGTGTACGATCGACGGACAACTCCACGCATTTGAATTTCTCGTCGATGCAACTTCAGGTTCAGTATTAAAGCTAAAAAAACAAGATGATTAA